The following coding sequences lie in one Myxococcales bacterium genomic window:
- a CDS encoding CPBP family intramembrane metalloprotease, whose protein sequence is MPGALPSFGDDVLGQLLVIALPEESFYRGYLQTALDDVWKPRVKILGAELGWGILVSSALFALGHFATEVHPNRLAVFFPALVFGWLRARTKGVGAGIVFHALCNLFAAYLARSYGMGH, encoded by the coding sequence CGGTCAGCTGCTGGTGATCGCGCTGCCCGAAGAGTCCTTCTATCGAGGTTACCTGCAGACCGCCCTCGACGACGTGTGGAAGCCACGCGTGAAGATCCTGGGCGCGGAGCTCGGCTGGGGCATCCTGGTCTCGAGCGCGCTGTTCGCGCTGGGTCACTTCGCGACGGAGGTCCATCCGAACCGGCTCGCGGTGTTCTTCCCGGCGTTGGTGTTCGGGTGGCTGAGGGCGCGCACGAAGGGTGTGGGCGCGGGGATCGTGTTCCATGCGCTGTGTAATTTGTTCGCGGCGTATTTGGCGCGGAGTTACGGGATGGGGCATTGA
- a CDS encoding VWA domain-containing protein — MVVVSPSRAVGQINVALSYCAPDLGHGCDNQIPSACPQLLQGYKGTGTANSPSVRRLRVFLGYYVGVGANKTAAIAATDRIELCRVKSTNEVDCPGVVPWLVYDKNVPATSIDPNSVAQGFTLTDRQPARLIPIDWASPGEAETHLMVRVNGGSTILGDIGAHGICASWRELAADPPGGKFLVVGVNPTTLSLFHACTDGSKLDWAQGLLGHVPQRNACVSPQIADYVRQAFGTIDVAQRDRVQSGLAPPNLANPSAADAKVAWFNGRNATGAALPMRLLLGPHPSAGQSDWGALHMNVDAIRNIQPGLLPHQALAGPAIDALDIITHEYFHALQLAWGREVPASNVHINGFISEGLTASVEHNLCLAGFPGASGYPVTDVRRTCVSAGKVETKDPAFPKYRGPYTSDELFTLPALDVLKRKYQSALFWRYLQEQFSYPLGQPPHPAGLPSGIERKALTLDQRPSDEGMDLVGQMLLGFAEPTSAKLSTATAINKVLASRLGRSLSDATFDFHTALALKEYTDTDPRWRFEWTHGYGYHSAIPLSDGKPFTIGPQLTNNTCDVSLNDPCDGLPRAYRIADTWAPGPTKKVLAAGSGISSVQPAGVGARGAAFLSARPAPGWIGKKLYFSAEVLPKSNGPRIRVFRVDRQSSTQLVPKPVCQIGSDGECPGVQLTTGSLFFGVPVMIGASTEEVVVVVSGGAGPSNFTWSFGAVAEHLDIVDPIQATPAYAGNKFARKKFLVKLSYRDSLNHPIPLQNVGPEQLEVTVPNCAAAGTTGCKLEPWVDFYPYPLTGGNLLMVTALPASFYPAVATDLDLQVSINGITASAPAAIKTGLGSEAVVLALDRSGSMLGDRLAAAKVAAEALVDSFAPAAGFPTTSAGVVTYADDATTLPIGSTGMQFVGAGDVAAINSEIGKVTAFGATSIGDGLLEAQSLLAVRYDPPATLTADRHLIVVLSDGKNSANATPSDYYFESDPPKGDLDGPWPNLPLGRIPRGGVPTLRLPVVSSIAFGQDADLSELDHLARLTGGTLVYAPNPPKSLALATLDVSDAMLSAYGTSSRFERVVSRRAIGGASPVTFSVDAGAHELRVTVVATEPEVALGKLVAPSGIEYLPLLVNAAESTATYRVPDPEAGPWSVFTRPGAETLQPNVLVEASLDSDAQMFATVDVGDVLPLGQTVGTGELTAWVGSDVALRAVVVDQTPLTRCVVDAEVTLPDEVTRVALHLQDDGQHEDGRAGDGIFGAPFHHTSLPGMYAVRTFATCALDPGDTRVIRERQQGFVLAPLPDLDGDDLPDRWQLRYGPPMEADSDADRDGLTADGEFRAGTNPHISDSDGGGEADGSEVAAGRDPRDPTDDAIDSPVLDPQAGNGVVFLPAGMGSTGTVLTVERAPDEEGPFLTVAGARSGESPFVVVPAPNGQRGCYRMRAERGPVLSGWSAVECATPNIDPVPPIVRIKTGQVLSRTRDVSLELEVEDPSLTTHVQPTVELGTVVSGVVELRHSFAGISIETVAWQPVATRLDIRLPDVSAGEVYVQARDLAGNVSKVARVGFRRLLDTRVDQAIAAEERAEDALDAGSLSAARAEIVASLLTLDDAALASVKRVSLSKGPNLDEVHVLTTLLKVKGLKMTCIALLEPHTLHLANQRLQEALSLELDLAVFGKERGLPL; from the coding sequence ATGGTGGTCGTTTCGCCGTCTCGTGCAGTCGGACAGATCAACGTCGCCCTGAGCTACTGCGCGCCTGACCTCGGGCACGGCTGCGACAACCAGATCCCGAGCGCGTGCCCCCAGTTGCTCCAGGGTTACAAGGGCACTGGCACAGCGAACAGCCCCAGCGTCCGCAGGCTCAGGGTCTTCCTCGGATACTACGTCGGCGTCGGTGCGAACAAGACCGCGGCGATCGCCGCTACCGATCGAATCGAGCTCTGCCGCGTCAAGTCGACCAACGAAGTCGACTGTCCGGGCGTTGTGCCTTGGCTCGTTTACGACAAGAACGTGCCGGCGACCAGCATCGATCCGAACTCCGTCGCGCAAGGCTTCACACTCACGGACCGCCAGCCCGCTCGCTTGATCCCCATCGACTGGGCCAGCCCAGGCGAAGCGGAGACTCACTTGATGGTGAGAGTGAACGGCGGCAGCACCATTCTTGGCGACATCGGCGCGCACGGGATCTGCGCAAGCTGGAGAGAGCTTGCCGCCGACCCGCCGGGTGGTAAGTTCCTCGTGGTCGGTGTGAATCCGACAACCCTGTCCTTGTTCCACGCATGCACGGACGGGTCGAAGCTCGACTGGGCCCAAGGGCTACTCGGGCACGTTCCGCAGCGCAATGCATGTGTGTCGCCGCAAATCGCTGACTACGTCCGGCAAGCGTTCGGTACGATCGACGTCGCACAGCGGGATCGCGTCCAGAGCGGGTTGGCGCCGCCGAACCTAGCCAACCCATCTGCGGCAGACGCCAAGGTGGCATGGTTCAACGGCCGCAACGCCACCGGTGCCGCCTTGCCCATGCGGTTGCTGCTCGGGCCGCATCCTTCGGCCGGGCAGTCCGATTGGGGAGCGCTGCACATGAACGTCGATGCGATCCGCAACATCCAGCCCGGGCTGCTACCGCACCAGGCCCTCGCAGGACCGGCGATCGACGCCCTGGACATCATCACCCATGAGTACTTCCACGCGCTGCAGCTGGCGTGGGGGCGAGAGGTTCCAGCCAGCAATGTGCACATCAACGGATTCATCAGCGAGGGGTTGACGGCATCGGTCGAGCACAACCTCTGCCTCGCTGGCTTCCCCGGAGCGAGCGGCTACCCCGTGACGGACGTGCGCCGCACCTGCGTTTCGGCTGGAAAGGTGGAGACGAAGGATCCTGCCTTTCCGAAATATCGCGGGCCTTACACGAGCGATGAGTTGTTCACGTTGCCCGCGCTGGACGTGCTGAAGCGCAAGTATCAGTCGGCGCTGTTCTGGAGGTATCTCCAGGAGCAGTTCTCCTATCCGCTCGGACAGCCTCCCCATCCCGCGGGTCTCCCGTCCGGAATCGAACGCAAAGCGTTGACCCTCGACCAGCGCCCATCGGACGAAGGCATGGATCTGGTCGGCCAGATGCTCCTAGGCTTCGCCGAGCCGACCTCCGCCAAGCTGTCGACGGCGACGGCGATCAACAAGGTCCTCGCCAGCCGTCTGGGCCGGAGCCTGAGCGACGCCACGTTCGACTTCCACACAGCCTTGGCACTCAAAGAGTATACGGACACCGACCCGCGCTGGCGCTTCGAGTGGACGCACGGCTACGGCTACCACAGCGCCATCCCGCTCTCGGACGGCAAGCCCTTCACGATCGGGCCGCAGCTCACCAACAACACGTGCGATGTTTCGCTCAACGACCCGTGCGACGGCCTGCCGAGAGCGTACCGAATTGCCGACACTTGGGCGCCCGGGCCGACGAAGAAGGTGCTAGCAGCGGGCAGCGGCATCTCGAGCGTGCAGCCGGCGGGCGTCGGCGCGCGCGGTGCCGCGTTCCTGTCGGCGCGACCGGCGCCGGGTTGGATCGGCAAGAAGCTGTACTTCAGCGCCGAAGTGCTGCCGAAGTCCAACGGACCTCGCATCCGGGTGTTTCGGGTCGATCGCCAGTCATCGACCCAGCTCGTCCCCAAACCGGTCTGCCAGATTGGGTCGGATGGCGAGTGCCCGGGTGTGCAGTTGACCACCGGCTCCCTCTTCTTTGGCGTGCCCGTGATGATCGGGGCGAGCACGGAGGAAGTCGTAGTGGTAGTCAGCGGCGGTGCGGGTCCGTCGAACTTCACATGGTCGTTCGGGGCGGTCGCGGAGCATCTCGACATCGTCGATCCGATTCAGGCGACGCCGGCGTACGCAGGCAACAAGTTTGCGCGCAAGAAGTTCCTGGTGAAGCTCAGCTACCGCGACTCACTGAACCACCCCATCCCGCTACAGAACGTTGGGCCTGAACAGCTAGAAGTAACCGTGCCCAACTGTGCGGCTGCGGGAACCACGGGCTGCAAGCTGGAGCCGTGGGTGGACTTCTATCCCTACCCCCTGACCGGCGGCAACCTGTTGATGGTCACCGCACTGCCCGCCTCGTTCTACCCTGCAGTCGCGACTGACCTCGACCTCCAGGTCTCAATCAACGGCATCACGGCGTCGGCGCCGGCAGCCATAAAGACCGGGCTCGGCTCGGAGGCCGTCGTGCTGGCGCTCGACCGGAGCGGCAGTATGTTGGGAGATCGACTGGCCGCGGCCAAGGTTGCCGCTGAGGCTCTGGTCGACTCCTTCGCGCCCGCGGCCGGCTTCCCGACCACCTCCGCGGGAGTGGTCACCTACGCTGATGACGCCACCACGCTTCCGATCGGTTCGACCGGCATGCAGTTCGTCGGCGCAGGCGACGTTGCGGCGATCAATTCGGAAATCGGCAAGGTCACCGCTTTCGGCGCGACCAGCATCGGCGACGGCTTGCTCGAAGCGCAGTCGCTGTTGGCGGTCCGCTACGATCCGCCCGCGACGCTGACCGCAGACCGCCATCTCATCGTCGTGCTGTCGGACGGCAAGAACTCGGCTAACGCCACCCCCTCTGACTACTACTTTGAGAGCGATCCTCCCAAGGGTGATCTCGACGGCCCGTGGCCGAACCTGCCCCTTGGAAGAATCCCGCGAGGCGGTGTGCCGACGCTCAGGCTGCCGGTGGTCTCGAGTATCGCCTTCGGACAGGATGCCGACCTCTCCGAGCTCGATCACCTGGCGCGCCTCACCGGCGGTACTTTGGTGTACGCACCGAACCCACCAAAATCGCTCGCCCTGGCGACCCTCGACGTCTCGGATGCGATGCTCTCGGCGTACGGGACGAGCTCTCGTTTCGAGCGTGTCGTCTCGCGACGTGCAATTGGCGGCGCGTCTCCGGTGACCTTTTCCGTCGATGCCGGTGCGCACGAGCTGCGGGTCACCGTGGTGGCCACCGAACCCGAAGTTGCCCTGGGCAAGCTCGTCGCGCCATCCGGCATCGAATACCTTCCGCTGCTGGTGAACGCCGCTGAGTCCACTGCGACCTACCGCGTCCCGGATCCGGAGGCGGGGCCCTGGTCGGTCTTCACTCGCCCGGGGGCAGAGACGTTGCAACCGAACGTCCTGGTCGAAGCCAGTCTCGACTCCGACGCGCAGATGTTTGCGACCGTGGACGTCGGAGACGTTCTGCCTCTCGGCCAGACAGTCGGCACGGGGGAGCTCACCGCTTGGGTAGGCTCCGACGTTGCGCTCCGCGCGGTGGTCGTGGATCAGACGCCGCTCACCCGCTGCGTCGTCGATGCGGAGGTCACGCTGCCCGATGAGGTGACCCGGGTCGCCCTGCACCTCCAGGACGACGGCCAGCACGAGGATGGCCGGGCCGGAGACGGGATCTTCGGAGCCCCGTTCCACCACACGAGCCTCCCAGGAATGTACGCGGTTCGAACCTTCGCGACGTGCGCCCTCGACCCGGGCGACACGCGGGTCATTCGAGAGCGACAGCAAGGGTTCGTGCTGGCGCCGTTACCGGATCTCGACGGCGACGACCTCCCCGATCGCTGGCAGCTTCGGTACGGGCCACCGATGGAGGCGGATTCGGACGCGGATCGGGACGGTTTGACCGCGGACGGGGAGTTCCGGGCCGGCACGAACCCCCACATCAGCGATAGCGATGGAGGCGGTGAAGCGGATGGCTCCGAGGTCGCTGCAGGGCGGGACCCGCGGGATCCAACCGACGACGCGATCGACTCGCCGGTGCTGGACCCCCAGGCCGGGAACGGTGTGGTGTTCCTTCCCGCGGGCATGGGCTCGACGGGGACCGTTCTGACCGTCGAGCGGGCCCCCGACGAAGAGGGGCCGTTCCTGACGGTCGCGGGCGCTCGAAGTGGCGAGTCACCGTTCGTGGTCGTGCCCGCGCCGAACGGACAGCGCGGCTGTTATCGCATGCGTGCCGAGCGCGGACCCGTGCTCAGTGGCTGGTCGGCAGTCGAGTGTGCAACGCCCAACATCGATCCGGTCCCGCCGATCGTGCGCATCAAGACCGGTCAGGTATTGTCGCGCACTCGCGACGTGAGCCTGGAGCTCGAGGTCGAGGACCCCAGCCTGACCACGCACGTGCAACCGACCGTCGAGCTCGGAACCGTGGTGTCCGGCGTGGTCGAGCTTCGCCACTCGTTTGCCGGTATCTCCATCGAGACCGTGGCCTGGCAGCCGGTCGCCACCCGCCTGGACATTCGCCTGCCGGACGTCTCGGCAGGCGAGGTCTACGTGCAAGCGCGAGACCTGGCCGGGAACGTCAGCAAGGTCGCGCGCGTCGGCTTCCGCCGGTTGCTCGATACCCGCGTCGATCAAGCCATCGCTGCTGAAGAACGCGCCGAGGATGCGCTGGACGCTGGGAGCTTGTCCGCGGCAAGAGCGGAGATCGTCGCCTCGCTCCTCACGCTCGACGATGCGGCGCTGGCTTCCGTCAAGCGGGTGTCCCTCTCGAAGGGCCCGAATCTGGACGAGGTGCACGTGCTGACGACGCTGCTGAAGGTGAAGGGGCTGAAGATGACTTGCATCGCCCTGCTCGAGCCGCACACCCTCCACCTGGCGAACCAGCGGCTCCAGGAAGCCCTGTCTCTGGAGCTCGACCTCGCCGTCTTTGGCAAGGAGCGAGGGCTGCCACTGTGA